From Coregonus clupeaformis isolate EN_2021a chromosome 2, ASM2061545v1, whole genome shotgun sequence:
cctctggaattaataacaaaagaaagaaaaaagagtggGCGAGTTTGTCTGATGCCGTCAACGCGGTGGGATCTGAGAGTCGCACCGTAAATGAACTGAAGAAGAAATGGTCAGACATAAAGGTGGAAGTTAAGCGGAGAACTGCTGCGCACCGACAAAGTGTGGGCAGAACAGGCGGTGGTACAGGGACCgatgaacttgcaacctttgatCAGAGAGTTGCCTATATTGTAGGAGACACGTTAATCTCTGGAATCGTATCCGCTGATGTAGGAGACTCGGATATACTACAGGACTGCCAGCAAGGTGACTCAGATTTATTTCCTTAACTTTGATATACATAGCCAGCCACCGTTTAATTTTAAAATGCATGCAATATAGCAAAAGGTACACCAGAGATTTCACGTATCCACTGCTTTTATTGCAAATGCGTGTACCCATTAATAAGGAACAGACTCAAATTACTGTTAAGATGTGCCTGTGTTTAATTGGACTTAGGAACCGCAGGAACGTCCACTGGCACGCACTCAGAGTCCGCACCACCTGAGCAGCCAGAGCCCATTCAGTCCAGCGTCTCCCGTGTCTCTAATGTTCCCCCAGTGCTGAAGCCCGTCCATCTGGCCGTGTCTTGACGCATGCTGTTCTGGAGTCACAACAACAAATTGTTAGGGCCATTGAAGAAATGAACAGTCACCTTAAAAATGTCACTGACGCACTCACAGAAATAAGCcattcattaaaataattggtCAAAAAATGAACTTTGTGTCTGAGTACCATTTATATTGTCGCAATTACACGTTGACGGGCCTGAATGGCTTGTTGATTGTGCTGCACATATACTGGTCCTGGGTCAGGGTCATCTGGCGGTGCCCCCACCTCACGAAGGGGTATGCCATGCCTGTGCGCGACATTGTGCAGCACTCCACAGGCCAGTATGATGCGGCAAACCTTGTCAGGGCGGTATAACAGCATCCCCCGGTCCTGTCAAGGCAGCGCCACCGACATTTCAGCTGCCCAATCGCTCGCTCCACAACTGACCGAGTGCGGGAATGGGCATCATTGTATCTGCGCTCTCGGTCAGTTTGTGGGTTGGTGAGGGGGGTTAACAGCCACGTCTTTAGTGGATAACCACTGTCTCCTGATGGGCAGTAATAATAATTACAGACACaaacattttacttttagatAGAACCATACATTTAAATGCATAACTTACCAAGTAGCCACCCATCGCGCACCCTGCCAGCTTGGAGTCTCATCCCAACCATGCTGTTTGTAAGGATATATGAATCATGGGTTGACCCAGGCCACCTTGCCACAATATTTGTTAGGCGCATTTGTGCATCACATATaatctgcacatttattgaatgGAAATGTTTCCGATTCACATATGCAAATTCGTCTTCAGATGGCGCCTTTATAGCAATATGTGTGCAGTCGATCGCTCCGATTACATTAGGAAAACCGGCTATCGCTGCAAATTGCGCTTTGATGTTTGGCTGGTCACCTGCATCGTATGGGAACGTTATATACCTGGTAGACAAGCGGATGATGCCGTCCCATACAGGTGGCATTGCACGGCTCAAACACGACTGGCTTATTCCTGAGCGGTCTGCCAGTTCTCTTTGGAAAGAACCGGTTGCTAGGAAACCAAGTGTAGTAAGCACCTGTAAAGGAACGGGTAATGCGTggctcctcactgtctctctttccaAATTCGGACCCAACTCAGCGCAGAGCTCCAAGAGTATAGCCCTTGGAAATCTGAAACGGCTGATGAGCCAGTCATCGTCGTGGGCCAGAAAATCACCGTGGTCCCTAAAAACTTGTTCTCTCCGGATTTGTCCATTGAAAATGTCTTCTAATAAAGCCAAAGCTGCCATTGCTAGACGGGTTGTATCAATTTTCACATCCTTTATATATGTTCTTACTTAATTGCATAATTAATAGAATATTCTAATAAAGACTCGTGTGACAATAATATGGCAAATCATTTATCAATTACAAATTATAAGCAATATCTGGCAGGTGCGATAGAACAGTTCGTAGTGTAATGTTTGCCACTTCACTTTATTGCCTCTATGAGTCGCCAACGGACAAACATCACAAAAATGTACGTACGCCAGGCCTGAAGTTTACGTGGAAGAACGCACATTCTTACATTAATTTCACTGTTAGTACATCTGACCGTGAACGTGAAAGCTGGCGTACGCCGTGTTTTCGTGCGTACGCAAGATTGATACATGAGGCCCCTGGTGACTAGAGCGCTGGTGGCTAGACCACTGGTGGCTAGCGCGCAGGTTGCTAGCGCGCAGGTTGCTAGAGCGCTGGAGCGCAGGTGGCTAGAGCGCTGGTGGCTAGAGCGCTGGTGGCTAGAGCGCAGCTGACTAGAGCGCTGGGGGCTAGAGCGCTGGTGGCTAGAGCGCTTGTGGCTAGAGCACTGGTGGCTAGCGCGCAGGTTGCTAGAGCGCTGGAGCGCAGGTGGCTAGAGCGCTGGTGGCTAGAGCGCAGCTGACTAGAGCGCTGGTGGCTAGAGCGCTGGTGGCTAGAGCGCAGGTTGCTAGAGCGCTGGAGCGCAGGTGGCTAGAGCGCTGGTGGCTAGAGCGCTGGTGGCTAGCGCGCAGGTTGCTAGCGCGCAGGTTGCTAGAGCGCTGGAGCGCAGGTGGCTAGAGCGCTGGTGGCTAGAGCGCAGCTGACTAGAGCGCTGGTGGCTAGAGCGCTGGTGGCTAGAGCACTGGTGGCTAGCGCGCAGGTTGCTAGAGCGCTGGAGCGCAGGTGGCTAGAGCGCTGGTGGCTAGAGCGCAGCTGACTAGAGCGCTGGTGGCTAGAGCGCTGGTGGCTAGAGCGCTGGTGGCTAGAGCGCAGGTTGCTAGAGCGCTGGAGCGCAGGTGGCTAGAGCGCTGGTGGCTAGAGCGCAGCTGACTAGAGCGCTGGTGGCTAGAGCGCTGGTGGCTAGAGCACTGGTGGCTAGCGCGCAGGTTGCTAGAGCGCTGGAGCGCAGGTGGCTAGAGCGCTGGTGGCTAGAGCGCAGCTGACTAGAGCGCTGGTGGCTAGAGCGCTGGTGGCTAGAGCGCTGGTGGCTAGAGCGCAGGTTGCTAGAGCGCTGGAGCGCAGGTGGCTAAAGCGCTGGTGGCTAGAGCGCTGGTGGCTAGAGTGCAGGTTGCTAGAGCGCTGGTGGCTAGAACGCTGGTGGCTAGAGCGCAAGTGGCTAGAGCGCAGGTGCagataccagagtgggcacacttctacagtatataacacaacaaaaccatcagtagagttgaataGAATAGTAGAATATTTTCTATTCGGAATTTAACCGCATAAGgtattttatgtgcactacgccATCACGcccagccttttatctgcaacaagtcaatctgatgggaaaatgcacatattgttttaatgcggattttagaatattcacatgaaaatctgtcgccaattggatggaaacctagctactgtgaAACATGTTTACAGTGTGGAACATCTTCACAATGTGGAACATCTTTACAGTGTGGAACATCTTTACAGTGTGGAACATCTTTACAGTGTGCTAATAGCAGCAAGAGCCATTTCTGGAACGGTATCAAAATCTACTACATCTTTCTGGTAAAGTTCAGAATGTTTTAATCAAAATGAAATTCAAGTTCCAATGGATTTAAGTCCAGCCAAATTTGGGTCAACCACCAATTTTGAAAAGTGTTATCTGAAATAAGTAAGTTCTTGGTTAAGAATGTAATTATTAAATAGTTGTCGATCTTCCAAGGTAGTGTAATTCATTTAGGGCTTCCAAAAGGAAGATTTTCTGCCTAAACTGTACTTTCAGGGTTCAAAAGTGTGAACTCATGATTTGTCATTAATTGGAAAATACATATTCGGACTGACAGTCATTTCAAATTTCTTCGAAGAAGACACATTGGCAAGATTAGACATTCTCAATGATCGAGCCCATCATTCTACTTTTTAATTGAACATTTTGTGACCGACAACCTTAAGCATAATGATCAAACTGAACATCTTCATTAGTGCCATGGCTTAAATTAGAGCTGTCTCAGATCTGTTGTCTGAGGAGCTCCTACAGCTTAATTGGCCCTGTACACGTCATAGGGGCCAGTCGGCTCTCGCTATGGTAAGATTAATTGGCTGTCTATGCAAACTCTCAGTGCAGTCTGGGATGAAGGCTGAAGCTCCCCACGATTAACCTTTGATAAAATGGCAAGAGCCATCCCACTCTCTAACACCTACTCCCACGCATGCATGCAGTGTACACCCATTCTTCACCATTGAATGACATCATGTCACATCTTTATCTTCTGACCCTAGGGGGTGTCTGGTTTCAGTGGGCTGGGGAGATCTGTGAGCTGGCCCACATGGTTCCGTCGTGTTAAATGGGTGGGTTGTTCTGTTGGATCGTGGGACCTGTAGTTGACAGTGTATCTGCAGGGGGAGCACGGGGTGTCCTCCTCATGTCACTTTAATTACTGCACTGAGACAGGCCAAGGACCTCCGAGGGTCTAAAAAGCACTCAAGCGTTAACATGATGAATGATAGATGTAAGGATCTAAAACCAAACATCCATGAATCATCAGATGGTTGATGTTTTTGTTTACCATTTCTTTGACGTCACTGACACATTTTTACGTAATTGATCCTTTTTAACTTTCCAACTGTTCACCAAGATCATTTGTAATTTTCGGTTTACTTCTTTACTACATATTTCATTGAATGAAAAAAAGTTGAATGGAATTTTTCCCTATAACTTTTCAACTGTTCACCAAGATCGTATTCTTTTTTTGTTAGGTTCGCTCTGTGTCAGTGGATTTTAGGATTACAACTGTAAGGATCTGTTCACCAGCACAGTTGATTATTCAATTAGCACAATTTTCTGTAACTGTAATGGTGATGCGTACTGTATGCGTGTGCATGCCACCTATCCATTCACAATGCCATGCTATCTGGAGACGATAAAGCCTTCAAACAAAGAGCCTGGGTGGTCATCATCTATGTAGAGCAAAGCCAGCGTTGTGCGCAGTCAGTAAAGATGGAACGCTCACCTCTGCACGTGACACTCAAGAATGAGCAACAGTATTCATATCTAGTGATTCATGGGTCTTCACAGTGCTAATACACATGCCTACCACAAATATCAATATTTCAAGACACTTTACTCctcaagtggcgcagtggtctaaggcactgcatcgcagtgctaactgtgccactagagatcctggttcgaatccaggctctgtcgcagccggccgcgaccgggagactcatgggcggcgcacaattggcccagcgtcgtccagggtaggggagggaatggccggcagggatgtagctcagttgatagagcatggcgtttgcaacgccagggttgtgggttcgattcccacggggggccagtataaaaaaatatatatatatgtattcactaactgtaagtcgctctggataagagcgtctgctaaatgactaaaatgtaaatgtaaggtacAAGGTGCCTTATCTTTCACTTTCTCCTTTTCCTTTCTATCTATTGGAATGATATTTGAATGGATCCAGTACATTACATTCTGAGGGTAATATCCCATGTGTATTTCTCCATTATATTCTCAAATATATTTCCTGTGGAATGGCTAAACCAATTCAGGTTCTTTCAATATGAAATAAATTCATATTGGTCATCTCAAATATTACTAGCAGTATTCAACATGAGCATTTTTTTATTCAGAGATACTGTGCTATTTTATTTGAGACATTGTCTTTCACAGTTCTTCTTGAATAATGACACAGAGAGGGGATCTAGAGCAGAGAAGAAATATAAGAAATATAACTATTTGGTCTCAGCTAGACAATAGAAAGCCTTGATATTTGAGGATATCAAGGGGTAGATACTAATAATATACTTGCATCAGCCACTGTCTGCTATGGAAAATCTGAAGTCAGAGAGCAGTGGGCTCTCCTATGACCCTGTTAATATAAAGTGTTCTGTTCTCACAGACTTGAATAAGTGAACCCCCGGCGACACTAAGCTTGCACTACATCTGTGTTGTCATGGCAACGCCACTGTTAAAGCTCAGCAGGCTTGAATTATAGAGATGTAGACGTTTCAATAGTTCACATTATTGCATAATACGGAATATGAGACTTTAATTGGCAATAGATAATATAACAACCTTATTTCTGTAGAATGCAGGGTCATTCCATGAATAGGGTACAtcttgcgtccctttgatattttaagtataaattgtgcaccaatattgaattttaaaagcctgttatattaagtgccctttaatatagaccacatgaaaAATGCAATACATCTTTCATATGAATAGATattagcattttgacatgtccctcgtCATGTTTTCCGACTTCTAGGAAGAatttaacccacttaaccacaACATTTCTCCAAGATTTCACCATCactgtaaagccctagttattttgttggtttgacaaagtcatttctgaacgttattatttatttcatgtgattagtgattcatttacgtctgtccTTCATTTTAAGGTCAATCCTGTTGTGAcctgaactctcattttaatatggtgaaactattcctttttaaatacttttttaaaaGAAACATTatacatctaatagtcaaatcatagtgtaaaagcaggtgagctggttctactcttttttttCTGCGCGTCGAGCATAACACGTAAACCCTGTTAccgatagacagacaggcaggcaggcaggcaggcaggcaggcaggcaggctagaaatgtttttgcattcaattgccccacCCTGttacacacaacaagcttccattccccctgtcaccatgggatttatggctgatttaagatgaaaaccctgttacagtcaaccgTTACTTTATTTGGAACTTCattggcacttactatagtaattttctatttaacctcttgagatggaaaCTGTTTTATGAAGTTGAAGATTTTTTAAcacgttttttgggggggaccaAATTACACTACCCAAAATTGACTATTTTCTTGGAACGACCAAAGGCAAAAGGCAAATCGGTTACAAAGAATGTCATAAAGCTTTCGCTTATGTTGTACCACAGCATGACTGTGGTGTTTTTGTGCCGTCTCTATTCAATGCCTCATGTAGATCTTGTTTTATACATTTACCTGGAGTCATGCAGAGTGATGGAAGTCGTCTTGTCCAAGAGACTGTAGTGGCTGACACCAGGCAAGTTCCAATgtgaaagaggagagactatacagctgtattgAGTCTTCACTGTTGCTTCATCGAGGGGGGTCGGGACTTCAATCTATAATTTGTTGTTCCTCCCATACTCAAAAACAACATCCATCGCTGTCTACACAGAGGGTTAAAAAAAGAGCACTAAAAGTTGATGGCATTAGGATGTTCTCTTTTGACTCAGTGAAATACCATAGGTTTTTCTCTACCCCAAGTTACTTAACCAACAAAAGTATATAAAGTGATCATTgatatacattgagggaaaaaagtatttgatcccctgctgattttgtatgtttgcccactgacaaagacatgatcagtctataattttaatggtaggtttatttgagcagtgagagacagaataacaacaaaaaaatccagaaaaaacgcatgtcaaaaatgttataaattgatttgcattttaatgagggaaataagtatttgacccctgtacaaaacataacttagtacttggtggcaaaacccttgttggcaatcacagaggtcagacgtttcttgtagttggacaccaggtttgcacacatctcaggagggattttgtctcactcctctttgcagatcttctccaagtcattaaggtttcgaggctgacgtttggcaactcgaaccttcagctccctccacagattttctatgggattaaggtctggagactggctaggccactccaggaccttaatgtgcttcttcctgagccactcctttgttgccttggccgtgtgttttgggtcattgtcatgctggaatacctatccacgacccattttcaatgccctggctgagggaaggaggtactcacccaagatttgacggtatacggccccgtccatcgtccctttgatgcggtgaagttgtcctgtccccttagcagaaaaacacccccaaagcataatgtttccacctccatgtttaacggtggggatggtgttcttggggtcataggcagcattcctcctcctccaaacacggcatgttgagttgatgccaaagagcttgattttggtctcatctgaccacaacactttcacccagttctcctctgaatcattcagatgttcattggcaaacttcagacgggcctgtatacagtggggaaaaaaagtatttagtcagccaccaattgtgcaagttctcccacttaaaaagatgagagaggcctgtaattttcatcataggtacacgtcaactaggacagacaaattgagattttttttctccagaaaatcacattgtaggatttttaatgaatttatttgcaaattatggtggaaaataagtatttggtcacctacaaacaagcaagatttctggctctcacagacctgtaacttcttctttaagaggctcctctgtcctccactcgttacctgtattaatggcacctgtttgaacttgttatcagtataaaagacacctgtccacaacctcaaacagtcacactccaaactccactatggccaagaccaaagagctgtcaaaggacaccagaaacaaaattgtagacctgcaccaggctgggaagactgaatctgcaataggtaagcagcttggtttgaagaaatcaactgtgggagcaattattaggaaatggaagacatacaagaccactgataatctccctcgatctggggctccacgcaagatctcaccccgtggggtcaaaatgatcacaagaacggtgagcaaaaatcccacaaccagagctgggaccaaagtaacaaagcctaccatcagtaacacactacgccgccagggactcaaatcctgcagtgccagacgtgtccccctgcttaagccagtacatgtccaggcccgtctgaagtttgctagagtgcatttggatgatcaagaagaggattgggagaatgtcatatggtcagatgaaaccaaaatataactttttggtaaaaactcaactcgtcatgtttggaggacaaagaatgctgagttgcatccaaagaacaccatacctactgtgaagcatggggttggaaacatcatgctttggggctgtttttctgcaaagggaccaggacgactgatccgtgtaaaggaaagaatgaatggggccatgtatcgtgagattttgagtgaaaacctccttccatcagcaagggcattgaagatgaaacgtggctgggtctttcagcatgacaatgatcccaaacacactgcccgggcaacgaaggagtggcttcgtaagaagcatttcaaggtcctggagtggcctagccagtctccagatctcaaccccatagaaaatctttggagggagttgaaagtccgtgttgcccagcgacagccccaaaacatcactgctctagaggagatctgcatggaggaatgggccaaaataccagcaacagtgtgtgaaaaccttgtgaagacttacagaaaacgtttgacatgtgtcattgcca
This genomic window contains:
- the LOC123481474 gene encoding nuclear apoptosis-inducing factor 1-like, encoding MAKASKKRNFTENELEVLLSEVETRKNILFGNLSSGINNKRKKKEWASLSDAVNAVGSESRTVNELKKKWSDIKVEVKRRTAAHRQSVGRTGGGTGTDELATFDQRVAYIVGDTLISGIVSADVGDSDILQDCQQGTAGTSTGTHSESAPPEQPEPIQSSVSRVSNVPPVLKPVHLAVS